The Cucurbita pepo subsp. pepo cultivar mu-cu-16 chromosome LG18, ASM280686v2, whole genome shotgun sequence nucleotide sequence TGTTTCAGGAACAGAGTGTACTCTGGATTGTCTTGTTCGCGGAGAAGAAGAGTGGAAGTGTTCCTGGCAAAAAAGCTTGCCCATTTCAACAAATTTGGAGGTGAGTGGAGACTGGACGCTGCCGGAGTCCGGCCAACGTGTGATAAGGAACTGGgccaaatatattaataacgAAGACCAGGTAGCAACTGCCGTAATGATGAACAACCCACCAAATCTGTAAACATCCAGAGCTGAATCGTTGGGTTCTGGTTTTGGTGGTTCTTGATTTGAGAAGTATTTCTGCTCAATTGTGCGCATTTTGTCTTGATCTTGGGTCACGTTCAGTATTGCCCTTGAAAAGTCAGCCACCAGAGGGGATCCTTTCGGGAAGGCCTGGATTAATTTTGATAGAACCCAGAAGGCAAAATCGTGAAAATTACGCTCTTAACAGAAGTAAGTTCaaaacgagagagagagaaggcgAAAGAACTCACGAATCCAAAACCACCGGTGCTGTAAATAGGTCCGACCATTTGATAGCCGGAAGAATATTTCCGAAGAAAGACCTTAATGTAAGGAATTTCGTCAAAAATGGCAGCAACTCCACCATTAAAGCTTCCTCTGTTCAGGGCTAACTTAAACTCGTCGGAGCTTCCGCAGGGTATCAGCTTGGTTTCATCAAATCCAAACCGAGTGATTAGAAAATCTCTCACAAAGGAACCGTTCTGATAACCCACGAAGTAACCCTTCTCTCTGATCTCGTTAACATCGAGAAAGGAAGGATGGAGCCTTTGCGCCGTCAACATGGATGATAAGTTCGCGGTGTAACTTTGGGTCAGGATTAGCACCACAAAAACCCATATGATCATCAAAAATCTGGATAAGTTGTTCAATATCCTCTCCCCTAAAACAAATCAATTTACACGCACCCATTAAAGGAGTGAAAAATTAAGTTATGAATAAGAGTAGTATAGTAGAGTACTGACTGTGAGCAAAGACGAGCGTGGAGAAGCTGAACCAGAAGATGAGGCCGATTTGTTGTTGGGCTGGGCCTCTTCCGAAGTCAGTGTTGACACGACATTCCAGTAGCCAAACCACAAAGCCTGTAAAcatgaaggagaagaaggaaagTAGCCATAGATCCCATGTAAATGGCTTCATGAATATCCACATGTGTTCCTTCTTATCGCTTGTTGCAGAAACCAGCATTGACACCCCCGATGCAGAGTAAGGCTGAGTGAAGTCGACGAACTCCGACCGACCTGCAACTATTGTTATGTCTCCAACAATTGCATCCACTTTCTGAGCCTCAATCTGGCGCAGAAGCTCGTCGTAGGACCCATTACTTTTCCCACTTTGGTTTACGAAAGGGACGAACTCGTAATCTATGTTCATGTGTGGTACTTCAATTGCAAGGCGGAAGACGTCGATGCAGAATCCGGACGACTTCTGGGGCTCGTTTGTGTCCGCGTTTACGAACTCCGGGAATCCTTTGATTGGAATTCCTATTCTCAATTTCATCTTGGGTTGTTCGGCCGTGGGTCCGGGCCAAATGGGTTGCTTTAGTTggttttttgaatttgatattgCAACTTCAGGCCGGACTCCTCCGCCTCCTTTCTGGCTCCAGTATCCGATGATCCGCTCCTTCTCGCCCACCAGATTGAACACTTCAAAAGTTTGTGGGTTTAGCTCTCCGTCGACCAAATTGAAAACTCCAGTAATGCCTTCAATTTTTGTGTTCCTAATTGCATCACGAAGGCTTGTCCTCATCGCGCGACTATCAGTTGCAGTTGCAGGGATGGTGGCACTCAATTTTTCCACCGCCGTGCCCAACGCCCACATCGTATCGTACGCCTGCACTGCAAAAAGATTGAGCGATGCTGTTGCACACGCATCCCCATTTTATGTCATTACATTTCAACGACAGTATTAAATCACGCAAAAATCTAGCCAATTAAGCTTCTCACCAATTTACccgttttaaacttttatcataattttcacttgttttgattaaaaatttaactcaaaatttccaaaaatattattcttcaaattctaacatatttatttacgTTTTTTTATCTCCAAACTCTTATAagtcttttttcttgttttttcttgttatttaGTAGAATTGTTTGAAGAGAAATCTCATATTAGCTGATTAACgaaaatatcataataaaagatatattttgtCCAGTCGAGCCTCGGTTAAGGAGAGGGTGTTCGAGGGCTCGAGATAGTCGAGCCTCGGTTAAGgagaggctgttcgagggctctcgAGATAGTCGAACCTCGGTTAAGGAGAGGGTGTTCGAGGGCTCGAGATAGTCGAGCCTCGGTTAAGGAGAGaatgtttgagggctccaaaTAGTCCTTAGTAGAGACTCTATGATATACTTTATTTcaggaggattgttgaagattgtCTAGAGAGGAGTCTCACATCTACTAATTAAAGGAttaatcatgaatttataaataaggaatacgaaaagaaaaatcactTAAACTGTATCACCTTTgattcttcaaaattaaaaaaattaactatgATTTATTCAACTAATATTCACTGAATCAATGCTTTATGAAGAGAGTGGATGGTGCAGAGACAAACCTAAAGGGAGTGGAAGATGTTGGTTGAAGGTTGCTTGAAAATGTTGAAGCTTTTTGGTTTGGGGTATGTATGGCCTTACGCCCACAATCCCTTGCATTGCGTCAAGAGCTTTGGGATCCGTGATTGGATCAAGCAAAGAGGAAAGCCCATCTGTCACAATCCATGCATACCCATCACTCATCATTCCCTCCTCCTTGGCCTCAATTAAAACCCTCCGCCCAAGGGAAGCACTCATGTGAAGAAGGAACACCCTCATTCTCCGCCTCAAATTCTTCACCCTCCTCAGCTCCTCACCAATTTCCCTCCCACTCGCCCTCCAAGGGATCCCCGTTCTCTCAAACAATCGGGTGCCGTTTTCTTGCAAGGCGTCCGCTAGATCTGGGATGATGCCACGTCCATATTCTGTGTCTTCGTAAATTGGAACTATCTCTCGCCATCCGTACAGTTGAACGATGGCGCTTATGGCTCCAACCTGGGCCGAGTCGCTTTGAACTGCCCTTATCAAATATGGGTTCTGCTTGGGAGACAGTGAGGGGCTTGTTGCTGTGAGGGAGATTATGGgaatttcatattttcctCCGAATTCCGCCAGGTATATCGCTTTTTCTGAAGTTTGAGCTCCTATTATGACATCTGCTCCTTCTCTTAATAACTCCCACGCTGTCCGTACCAttatcatgaatttataattaaataatactataTCTTCTGGTAAGACACTTTTTAGTAAGAGACAATAGGATAGAAAGAGTTCCGAAAAAGTTACCTGCAGATGCAACTCCGACGATGTCTCCGGCGTTCTTGAATAAAGGAATAATCCTGGTTTTGTACTGAGGATTTGCAGTATACAAATCGGAGAGTGCCAATTGGATGGAGGTGTTGCATAGTTTGCCCACAGTCGAGTTGGGATCAAGCAGCACACCCAGTTTAACGCCCTCGCCTCCGACCCAACAAAGCACCGCCAACACAAACCACGCCGCGAAACAGCTTCCGCCGCCCCATTTCTTCCCCGTTCCCATTCTCAGGCGACTACGCCggttctttctttcactgcTTTGCTCCACGTTCCCTCTTTAGAACATTTCTAAACTctgtttctttaaatttataattttgagtttttaaatttatttattagcatattttttaatttttataaatcttttataCTCAAAATTGAATTAGTCATACTAGtcataaaattgtaataaattCCTAAATGCTTAATTTATCAGAGAAAAGTAAGaaacttttattatatacaaaatttaattttaaatttttattatacttGTCACAactatttcattctttcttaaaataatatatggtTATTAGCCAAAttcgaaaaacaaaaattttaattttattgaaattatattccACGGgctattaattattattatttatttcgaATAGTCTattcatattttgaaaaattagggtttatttattatatatgtcATAGTCACATTTAAGAGCGTGGAAATTAAGTAATATTTTCCTCCAAAGTTTGGCATCCAAATAACTTAATTTTACAAAGTTTAAGATTAAGATGGCAACTTTTAATAGAAAGTTCATAATTGATCTAAATTCCAGATTTGATATGTGGTTGTGGGATGATGTGGCACGTGGAGTCATTTGACGTAGCGCACAAGTCGCTACGAAAATTTCATACTTTTTATGTCGGGACCCTCGGCGTCCAAACCGCGTTGGAGAGACAAGAAATGGGGATAGTTATTGCGACAGCCAACGAGGTGGGACAACAATTTTCTTCACTACTATTGTTTCCTTGTAATTcccaaaaacaaattattattaatcacATTGTCTCCTCCCGTGTGTAAACTAGGGTTCGTCTAGTTATGCTCGtgtcctaaaattttaaattgactatgcatgatattgtccaatttgagtgtaaattttcataactttGTTTTAGGCTTCTTTAAAAGACCTTAAAATTCTTCACTTGTAAATCCATGATCttttactaaattaaccaatgccAGAGTCGCTCTCAATAATCATAATAGTTTATGCCTAAAAATGAATTGACGTGTATGGTTAagttttgattattattatgtggtctttttttacattttttttttttaatttttttttattccagtCTGGATTATGTGAGCGCTAATTTCGTTTGGAAAAAGAGTGGGACCATATAATTAGGGCGCGACTAAAATGCGCGCGATGCTTTTAGTTCGAAGCATCGGTCTCTGGACGTGAAGTGGAAGTGCTCTAGGGTTTACATTTCGTATCGAAGATTCTCCCACTGCCAAAACAAATTCGGTAGCCATGGCGAGCACCAAAGTTCAGAGGATTATGACTCAACCGATTGTACGCGCGGaatctcttcatttttcttccttcattaTACTTTGGGCTGCCTTTATCTATTTCTGCGTTTTACTGATAATTT carries:
- the LOC111780135 gene encoding glutamate receptor 2.8-like, translating into MGTGKKWGGGSCFAAWFVLAVLCWVGGEGVKLGVLLDPNSTVGKLCNTSIQLALSDLYTANPQYKTRIIPLFKNAGDIVGVASAAWELLREGADVIIGAQTSEKAIYLAEFGGKYEIPIISLTATSPSLSPKQNPYLIRAVQSDSAQVGAISAIVQLYGWREIVPIYEDTEYGRGIIPDLADALQENGTRLFERTGIPWRASGREIGEELRRVKNLRRRMRVFLLHMSASLGRRVLIEAKEEGMMSDGYAWIVTDGLSSLLDPITDPKALDAMQGIVGVRPYIPQTKKLQHFQATFNQHLPLPLASLNLFAVQAYDTMWALGTAVEKLSATIPATATDSRAMRTSLRDAIRNTKIEGITGVFNLVDGELNPQTFEVFNLVGEKERIIGYWSQKGGGGVRPEVAISNSKNQLKQPIWPGPTAEQPKMKLRIGIPIKGFPEFVNADTNEPQKSSGFCIDVFRLAIEVPHMNIDYEFVPFVNQSGKSNGSYDELLRQIEAQKVDAIVGDITIVAGRSEFVDFTQPYSASGVSMLVSATSDKKEHMWIFMKPFTWDLWLLSFFSFMFTGFVVWLLECRVNTDFGRGPAQQQIGLIFWFSFSTLVFAHRERILNNLSRFLMIIWVFVVLILTQSYTANLSSMLTAQRLHPSFLDVNEIREKGYFVGYQNGSFVRDFLITRFGFDETKLIPCGSSDEFKLALNRGSFNGGVAAIFDEIPYIKVFLRKYSSGYQMVGPIYSTGGFGFAFPKGSPLVADFSRAILNVTQDQDKMRTIEQKYFSNQEPPKPEPNDSALDVYRFGGLFIITAVATWSSLLIYLAQFLITRWPDSGSVQSPLTSKFVEMGKLFCQEHFHSSSPRTRQSRVHSVPETAEETTTPQTVPDHNVDSMNTVAN